In Halobaculum rubrum, the following are encoded in one genomic region:
- a CDS encoding ABC transporter permease, with the protein MAAETGTARFVDEYQRERLYRLARSIRHNTKAVVGLGLILGLVVLAIVSPMLISQEAANQVDIQNRFAAPSAEHPFGTDNFGRDMFSRTLLGVRISLYVGLSSVVIASAFGVPLGGLAGYAGGAVDDAVMRTMDVLMSFPPILVAMTITAVIGPTLNNAILALGLVYIPYFARVTRSEAISVSQEEFVEAARALGERDSYVLFREVLPNAAAPIIVQASISISFAILAAAGLSFLGLGAQPPTPSWGLMLQQAKQYLTQAPWMAIFPGLGIGLTVLGFNLFGDGIRDILDPDASTEFGVTDE; encoded by the coding sequence ATGGCTGCCGAGACCGGAACCGCCCGGTTCGTCGACGAATATCAGCGCGAGCGGCTGTACAGGCTCGCTCGGAGCATCCGGCACAACACGAAGGCCGTCGTCGGCCTCGGTCTCATCCTCGGGCTGGTCGTGCTGGCGATTGTCTCCCCGATGTTGATCTCTCAGGAGGCGGCCAATCAGGTCGACATCCAGAACCGCTTCGCCGCCCCGAGCGCGGAGCATCCGTTCGGGACCGACAACTTCGGTCGCGACATGTTCTCGCGCACCCTCTTGGGCGTACGCATCAGCCTCTACGTGGGGCTGTCGAGCGTCGTGATCGCCTCGGCGTTCGGCGTCCCGCTGGGCGGGTTGGCCGGCTACGCCGGCGGCGCGGTCGACGACGCGGTCATGCGGACGATGGACGTGTTGATGAGTTTCCCGCCGATCCTCGTCGCGATGACGATCACGGCGGTGATCGGGCCGACGCTCAACAACGCGATCCTCGCGCTCGGGCTCGTGTACATCCCGTACTTCGCGCGGGTGACCAGATCGGAGGCGATCTCCGTCTCCCAAGAGGAGTTCGTCGAGGCCGCCCGTGCGCTGGGCGAGCGGGACTCGTACGTCCTCTTCAGGGAGGTGTTGCCGAACGCGGCCGCGCCGATCATCGTCCAGGCGAGCATCAGTATCTCCTTCGCCATTCTGGCCGCCGCGGGGCTGTCGTTCCTCGGTCTGGGCGCCCAGCCCCCGACGCCGTCGTGGGGGCTGATGCTCCAGCAGGCGAAGCAGTACCTCACGCAGGCGCCGTGGATGGCGATCTTCCCGGGCCTCGGCATCGGCCTGACCGTCCTCGGGTTCAACCTCTTCGGGGACGGCATCCGCGACATCCTGGATCCGGACGCGAGCACCGAATTCGGAGTCACCGATGAGTAG
- a CDS encoding ABC transporter ATP-binding protein — MSSHSTPPTDAEPNTTATTADDRLLTVRDLETVFRTEEGVVRAVDEVDLHLDQGEIVGLVGESGAGKSATAESILRLIDSPGEIVGGTADFDGRDVLSMSEAELREFRGTDASMVFQDPTGTLNPTMTVGKQVAEAVRSNDPSMAGDAVKQRSVEIMERVGIPNATARYDEYPHQFSGGQKQRIVFGIAIASEPDLLVADEPTTALDVTIQAQILDLLVELRDEFGMSVLFITHDLGVVREVCDRVLVMYGGSVVESGRVESMFAEPHHPYTKGLLASNPGLDADAVGGDTAEPDRLRVIEGSMPDLTGGGFRGCKYADRCPGATEDCRTAHPDLETIAVDGETREVACYRHEKIDDMEYTYDHEPRTLSWRATATDGATPGVPDADGVEGRDDGPVLSATGLKKHFETGNVIDDLLGRGETVRAVDGIDLEIGAGETLGLVGESGCGKSTAARAILRLLEPTEGTVVYQGRDITAASKAELRDVRRDLQVVFQNPQSSLNPRRTVGQILRRPMKLHGLADGDERRERARELVTEVGLDERHLERKPGDLSGGQQQRVAIARALAVNPELIVLDEPVSGLDVSIQAQILNLLSDLQEDLGLSYLFISHNLSVIEHICDRVAVMYLGELVETGTTEEVFAPPYNPYTEALLSAIPGRVDADDRIVLEGDVPDPSNVPSGCRFHPRCPHKIGDVCEQEEPAVHEASDGHGIKCHLLREEYRDRVDWEEI, encoded by the coding sequence ATGAGTAGTCACTCTACACCGCCGACGGACGCAGAACCGAACACGACCGCGACGACCGCCGACGACCGCCTGCTCACCGTCCGGGACCTGGAGACGGTGTTTCGGACGGAAGAGGGCGTCGTCCGCGCCGTCGACGAGGTCGATCTCCACCTCGACCAGGGCGAGATCGTCGGCCTCGTGGGCGAGTCCGGCGCGGGCAAGAGCGCGACCGCCGAATCGATCCTCCGGCTCATCGACTCCCCGGGAGAGATCGTCGGCGGAACCGCCGACTTCGACGGCCGGGACGTGCTCTCGATGAGCGAGGCCGAACTCCGCGAGTTCCGCGGTACGGACGCCAGCATGGTGTTCCAGGACCCGACGGGCACGCTGAATCCCACGATGACCGTCGGCAAGCAGGTCGCCGAGGCGGTCCGAAGCAACGACCCCTCGATGGCCGGCGATGCGGTCAAGCAGCGGTCGGTCGAGATCATGGAGCGCGTCGGGATCCCGAACGCGACCGCCCGGTACGACGAGTACCCCCACCAGTTCTCCGGCGGGCAGAAACAGCGGATCGTCTTCGGGATCGCGATCGCGAGCGAGCCGGACCTGCTCGTCGCGGACGAGCCGACGACCGCGCTCGACGTGACGATCCAGGCACAGATCCTGGACCTGCTGGTCGAACTCCGCGACGAGTTCGGCATGAGCGTGCTGTTCATCACCCACGACCTCGGCGTCGTCCGCGAGGTGTGTGATCGCGTGCTCGTGATGTACGGCGGGAGCGTCGTCGAGTCGGGGCGGGTCGAATCGATGTTCGCCGAACCGCACCATCCGTACACGAAGGGGCTGCTGGCGAGCAACCCCGGCCTCGACGCCGATGCGGTCGGCGGAGACACCGCGGAGCCGGACCGGCTCCGGGTCATCGAGGGATCGATGCCGGACCTCACGGGCGGCGGCTTCCGCGGCTGTAAGTACGCCGACCGGTGTCCCGGCGCGACCGAGGACTGCCGGACCGCCCACCCGGACCTCGAGACGATCGCCGTCGACGGGGAGACGCGGGAGGTCGCGTGCTACCGCCACGAGAAGATCGACGACATGGAGTACACCTACGACCACGAACCGCGGACGCTCTCCTGGCGCGCCACGGCGACCGACGGCGCGACCCCGGGCGTCCCCGACGCGGACGGCGTCGAGGGACGCGATGACGGACCTGTCCTCTCGGCGACCGGGCTGAAGAAGCACTTCGAGACGGGGAACGTTATCGACGACCTCCTCGGGCGCGGCGAGACCGTGCGAGCCGTCGACGGGATCGACCTCGAAATCGGCGCCGGGGAGACGCTCGGCCTCGTCGGCGAGTCCGGCTGCGGCAAGTCCACGGCCGCACGGGCCATCCTCCGGCTGCTCGAGCCGACCGAGGGGACCGTCGTCTACCAGGGGCGCGACATCACGGCCGCCTCGAAGGCCGAGCTCCGCGACGTTCGCCGCGACCTGCAAGTGGTGTTCCAGAACCCGCAGTCGAGCCTCAACCCCCGACGAACGGTCGGGCAGATCCTCCGACGCCCGATGAAGCTCCACGGCCTCGCGGACGGCGACGAGCGGCGCGAGCGCGCGCGCGAGCTGGTCACCGAGGTCGGCCTCGACGAACGTCACCTGGAGCGAAAGCCGGGCGACCTCTCGGGCGGGCAACAACAGCGCGTCGCGATCGCGCGGGCGCTGGCTGTCAACCCCGAGCTGATCGTCCTCGACGAGCCGGTGTCGGGGCTCGACGTCTCGATCCAGGCGCAGATCCTCAACCTCCTGTCGGACCTGCAGGAGGATCTGGGACTGTCGTACCTGTTCATCAGCCACAACCTCTCGGTTATCGAGCACATCTGCGACCGCGTCGCCGTGATGTACCTCGGTGAACTAGTCGAGACGGGGACGACCGAGGAGGTGTTCGCGCCGCCGTACAACCCGTACACGGAGGCGCTCCTGTCGGCGATCCCGGGTCGCGTCGACGCCGACGACCGGATCGTTCTCGAGGGCGACGTGCCCGACCCGTCGAACGTCCCGTCGGGCTGTCGGTTCCATCCACGGTGCCCGCACAAGATCGGCGACGTGTGCGAACAGGAGGAGCCGGCGGTCCACGAGGCGAGCGACGGCCACGGGATCAAATGCCACCTGCTGCGCGAGGAGTACCGCGACCGCGTCGACTGGGAAGAGATCTGA
- a CDS encoding DUF1028 domain-containing protein — MKGNSKQVGRTGGFVPGTFSIAAHDPDADEFGVAVSTALVGVGALCPFVSENAAVATQSFVKVSHGANAVDLADRGVSVPTACDALLEDDEHASYRQLHGIDGDGRTFAFSGDDCVDWNGHLERDDHTVAGNMLANGDVIEDISETFQETEGELAERLMTALEAGQGAGGDKRGKISAALLVHSPDPKLYHNLRIDNSEDPVGDLREAFELGKQTETDLPASTDEMLGEYPDEILDFGLKY; from the coding sequence ATGAAAGGGAATAGCAAACAGGTGGGTCGAACCGGGGGGTTCGTTCCCGGAACGTTCTCGATCGCCGCACACGACCCCGACGCCGACGAGTTCGGCGTCGCCGTCAGCACCGCGCTCGTGGGCGTCGGGGCGCTGTGTCCGTTCGTGAGCGAGAACGCCGCCGTGGCGACGCAGTCGTTCGTCAAGGTGTCTCACGGCGCCAACGCCGTGGACCTCGCCGACCGCGGCGTGAGCGTGCCGACGGCGTGTGACGCGTTGCTGGAGGACGATGAGCACGCCAGCTACCGGCAACTCCACGGCATCGACGGCGACGGCCGGACGTTCGCCTTTAGCGGCGACGACTGCGTGGACTGGAACGGCCACCTCGAACGAGACGACCACACCGTCGCGGGTAACATGCTCGCGAACGGCGACGTGATCGAGGACATCAGCGAGACGTTCCAAGAGACTGAGGGGGAACTCGCCGAGCGCCTCATGACCGCCCTCGAAGCCGGCCAGGGGGCCGGCGGCGACAAACGTGGGAAGATCAGCGCGGCGCTGCTCGTCCACTCGCCCGACCCCAAACTGTACCACAACCTCCGTATCGACAACTCGGAGGACCCGGTCGGCGACCTTCGCGAGGCGTTCGAGTTGGGCAAGCAGACGGAGACGGATCTGCCCGCGTCGACCGACGAGATGCTCGGGGAGTACCCCGACGAGATACTCGACTTCGGACTGAAGTACTAA
- a CDS encoding ABC transporter substrate-binding protein, with product MTDNTDFDPTDVDRRRFLKATGLAGAGGMTAMAGCAGGGDETEEPTDATDGGGDGGGEETTTADPGEIQEGGTLVWGHSEVTQNLDIHQTATASTGRFLNSVYDALVGLTRDLELSTDPDVASPGLATDWEVSDDLMTYTFSLREGVTFHDGTELTAEDVKYSFDRIADPETGAIMQFVFGSTDSVEVEDDYTVVINQSERYQPLLRQLAFSGTSIVPADSGDTIGDEPIGTGPFQFVMRQQGNRAELEAFADYWGEGPYLDAVEERTVTDPDSRLVGIQEGSYDVINDIPLDDINSVVGNDGDDLKTRTWSPLSWAFLNMNNTEPPFDDPDFRKAVDFCIDKQALVEGALFGNGEPTASPSFPNSAFRNNDLSPREQDFDRAAELFEQSQYDVGEFDLTFKVTTNYPWHVDAATLMQQFFQQAGLNVEIQQLQWSDWLTQVFANGDFTLSMVNFFTFWEPAYLYTSLWTSDGSFNFRGYANDEYDQAVADAAQAPSREEAIPLYQEAQSIIHEDVPDVMLWFRDGTLAAKDHVHGLDTVLSPNNSELGFGRVWMDQG from the coding sequence ATGACCGACAACACCGACTTCGACCCGACAGACGTCGATCGCCGCCGCTTCCTGAAGGCAACTGGCCTCGCGGGCGCCGGCGGCATGACCGCGATGGCCGGCTGCGCCGGCGGCGGCGATGAGACCGAGGAACCGACCGACGCCACCGACGGCGGTGGCGACGGGGGCGGCGAGGAGACGACCACCGCGGACCCCGGCGAGATCCAGGAGGGCGGCACGCTCGTCTGGGGCCACAGCGAGGTGACGCAGAACCTCGACATCCATCAGACCGCGACCGCCAGCACCGGCCGCTTCCTCAACAGCGTGTACGATGCGCTCGTCGGACTGACGAGGGACCTGGAGCTGTCGACCGATCCGGACGTCGCCAGTCCCGGGCTCGCCACCGACTGGGAGGTCAGCGACGACCTCATGACGTACACGTTCTCGCTCCGGGAGGGCGTGACGTTCCACGACGGGACGGAGCTCACCGCCGAGGACGTGAAGTACAGCTTCGACCGCATCGCCGACCCCGAGACGGGCGCCATCATGCAGTTCGTCTTCGGGTCGACCGACTCGGTCGAGGTCGAGGACGACTACACCGTCGTGATCAACCAGTCCGAGCGGTACCAGCCCCTCCTCCGGCAGCTCGCGTTCTCGGGGACGTCCATCGTCCCGGCGGACTCGGGCGACACGATCGGCGACGAGCCGATCGGCACGGGGCCGTTCCAGTTCGTCATGCGCCAGCAGGGGAACCGGGCCGAGCTGGAGGCGTTCGCCGACTACTGGGGCGAGGGACCGTACCTCGACGCCGTCGAGGAGCGGACCGTCACCGACCCCGACAGCCGGCTTGTGGGGATTCAGGAGGGAAGCTACGACGTCATCAACGACATCCCGCTGGACGACATCAACAGCGTCGTCGGGAACGACGGCGACGACCTCAAGACGCGGACGTGGTCGCCGCTGTCGTGGGCGTTCCTCAACATGAACAACACGGAGCCGCCGTTCGACGACCCGGACTTCCGGAAGGCCGTCGACTTCTGTATCGACAAGCAGGCGCTCGTCGAGGGTGCCCTGTTCGGCAACGGCGAGCCGACCGCGAGCCCGAGTTTCCCGAACAGCGCCTTCCGTAACAACGATCTCTCGCCGCGCGAGCAGGACTTCGACCGGGCGGCCGAGCTGTTCGAGCAGTCGCAGTACGACGTCGGCGAGTTCGACCTCACGTTCAAGGTGACCACGAACTACCCGTGGCACGTCGACGCCGCGACGCTCATGCAGCAGTTCTTCCAGCAGGCGGGACTGAACGTGGAGATCCAGCAGCTCCAGTGGAGCGACTGGCTCACGCAGGTGTTTGCGAACGGGGACTTCACGCTCTCGATGGTGAACTTCTTCACCTTCTGGGAGCCGGCGTACCTGTACACCTCCCTGTGGACCAGCGACGGCTCGTTCAACTTCCGCGGCTACGCCAACGACGAGTACGACCAGGCCGTCGCCGACGCCGCGCAGGCCCCGAGTCGCGAGGAGGCGATCCCGCTGTACCAGGAGGCGCAGTCCATCATCCACGAGGACGTCCCGGACGTGATGCTGTGGTTCCGCGACGGGACGCTCGCCGCGAAGGATCACGTCCACGGGCTGGACACCGTGCTCTCGCCGAACAACAGCGAACTCGGCTTCGGTCGGGTGTGGATGGATCAGGGGTGA
- a CDS encoding ABC transporter permease, producing the protein MSLTRYAARRLVFLVGTLFGASVITFALVNVLPGDVAVMILGTSGSQEQVEVLRQQLGLNQPVYIRYIDWIAGVLQGDLGRSLRFGDPVATLIAQRFPASAFLAFTALTIAVIVAIPMGIVAAVEQNTWKDFLTSVAAFTGISLPNFFWGMLLILLIAQYASLLPPSGYVSPTEDLTGAFAHVLLPAGALGFSLMAHITRMTRSSLIEELRSGYIDLARMKGLTSRRIVLRHALRNAFLPVLTVIGFQLGFLFGGIIIIEQLFAYPGLGRLAFNALLNRDAPLIQGSVLTIAVVFMTSNLVVDLLYAVIDPRVIAGGEG; encoded by the coding sequence ATGAGCCTGACACGCTATGCGGCCCGTCGGCTCGTCTTCCTCGTCGGGACGCTGTTCGGCGCCTCGGTCATCACGTTCGCCCTCGTGAACGTGCTCCCGGGCGACGTAGCGGTGATGATCCTGGGGACCAGCGGCAGCCAGGAGCAAGTGGAGGTGCTCCGACAGCAACTCGGACTCAACCAGCCCGTGTACATCAGGTACATCGACTGGATCGCCGGAGTTCTCCAAGGCGATCTGGGTCGGTCACTTCGGTTCGGCGACCCGGTGGCGACGCTCATCGCCCAGCGGTTCCCCGCGAGCGCGTTCCTCGCGTTCACGGCGTTGACCATCGCGGTCATCGTCGCCATCCCGATGGGGATCGTCGCCGCCGTCGAGCAGAACACGTGGAAGGACTTCCTGACGAGCGTCGCCGCGTTCACCGGCATCAGCCTTCCGAACTTCTTCTGGGGGATGCTGCTCATCCTCCTGATCGCGCAGTACGCCTCGCTGTTGCCACCCTCCGGGTACGTGAGTCCGACGGAGGACCTCACGGGGGCGTTCGCACACGTTCTCCTGCCGGCGGGCGCGCTCGGATTCAGCCTGATGGCCCACATCACACGGATGACCCGCTCGTCGCTCATCGAGGAACTCCGCTCGGGGTACATCGACCTCGCGCGCATGAAGGGGCTGACGAGCCGCCGGATCGTCCTCCGGCACGCGCTCCGGAACGCGTTCCTCCCGGTGTTGACCGTGATCGGCTTCCAGCTGGGCTTCCTGTTCGGCGGGATCATCATCATCGAGCAGCTGTTCGCGTACCCCGGGCTCGGCCGGCTCGCGTTCAACGCGCTGCTCAACCGCGACGCGCCGCTGATCCAGGGGTCTGTGCTCACCATCGCGGTCGTTTTCATGACCAGCAACCTCGTGGTCGATCTCCTGTACGCGGTCATCGACCCGCGTGTCATCGCCGGAGGTGAGGGCTGA